The proteins below are encoded in one region of Betaproteobacteria bacterium:
- a CDS encoding PAS domain S-box protein gives MNADIDIPFRGIVEQSLAGMYVIQDEVFQYVNATFAGMLGYTPEEMTGMHLREAVIPALQDEAVANFHRRISGAVPSIRYTTAGQHRDGHAVQLEVHGSNLLYRGRPAVVGVGINITEQLRQQEELRLSRERLRELAAYINTAREEQRARIARELHDVVGGMLTSMKLDIHRINRRIDDPELKEITADLSQLVQESIDTVRTISEHLRPGVLDHLDLAAALQSALREFAERTEINCELDAKDFAESLSQPRETAVYRICQEALTNIARHAHASRVIVRLRATDGWLHMDIEDNGRGMPSTTPTGKSIGLISMAERAREFGGRLSVHPSTAGGACLRVAIPLEDAI, from the coding sequence ATGAATGCCGATATCGATATTCCCTTTCGTGGCATCGTCGAGCAATCCCTGGCCGGCATGTACGTCATTCAGGACGAAGTCTTTCAGTATGTGAATGCGACTTTCGCCGGGATGCTGGGCTACACGCCGGAGGAAATGACCGGCATGCATCTGCGGGAAGCGGTCATTCCGGCTTTGCAGGATGAAGCCGTTGCCAATTTTCATCGTCGCATCAGTGGTGCCGTCCCGAGTATCCGCTACACCACGGCGGGGCAGCACCGGGATGGCCACGCTGTGCAGCTTGAAGTGCACGGCTCCAACCTCTTGTATCGCGGCCGGCCGGCAGTGGTCGGTGTCGGCATCAATATCACTGAGCAGTTGCGGCAGCAGGAAGAGTTGCGCCTGTCGCGCGAACGCCTGCGCGAACTGGCCGCCTATATCAATACCGCCCGTGAAGAGCAAAGGGCGCGCATTGCCCGCGAACTGCACGATGTGGTTGGCGGCATGCTGACCTCGATGAAACTGGACATCCACCGGATCAACCGCCGCATCGATGATCCCGAGCTCAAGGAGATCACCGCCGATCTGTCGCAACTGGTGCAGGAAAGCATCGATACCGTACGAACCATCTCCGAACACCTGCGCCCCGGCGTGCTCGACCACCTTGATCTGGCCGCCGCCCTGCAAAGCGCCTTGCGCGAGTTTGCCGAACGGACCGAGATCAACTGCGAACTGGACGCCAAAGATTTTGCCGAGAGCCTCTCGCAGCCGCGCGAGACAGCCGTCTATCGGATCTGCCAGGAGGCGCTGACCAACATTGCCCGTCATGCCCACGCCAGTCGCGTGATCGTGCGCCTTAGAGCCACTGATGGCTGGTTGCATATGGACATCGAAGATAATGGCCGCGGCATGCCAAGCACGACGCCGACCGGCAAGAGCATCGGGCTGATCAGCATGGCCGAACGGGCCAGGGAGTTCGGTGGCCGGTTGTCAGTTCACCCCAGCACGGCCGGGGGCGCTTGCCTCCGGGTCGCGATACCGCTGGAGGACGCGATATGA
- a CDS encoding electron transfer flavoprotein-ubiquinone oxidoreductase, whose product MTMRTDRDAMEYDVVIIGGGPSGLSSAIRIKQLAEAAGKEISVCLLEKGSEIGAHILSGAVLEPHALAELFPDWQERGAPLNTPAGEDRLLFLTESGSWKLPTPPQMGNHGNYIISLGNLARWLGEQAEALGVEIYPGFAAAEVLYHEDGSVKGVATGDLGIGKEGQQTHNFQPGMELHAKQTIFAEGCRGSLTKQLFAKFDLRDGVDPQTYGIGIKELWEIDPAKHQPGLIVHTVGWPLTSDTYGGSFLYHLENNLVAIGMVVGLDYKNPWLSPYEEFQRYKTHPAICGFFEGGRRISYGARALSEGGYQSIPKLTFPGGLLIGDTAGFLNVPKIKGTHMAMKSGMVAAEAVFEHLGKENAGSEATEYAEQIKKSWLWDELYQVRNIRPAFKWGLFGALAYGAIDTYVFKGKAPWTMHHHDDHSQLGDKNDYAKIAYPKADGKITFDRLSSVFLSATNHEENQRCHLQLKDESVAISVNYAKYGSPETRYCPAGVYEILGEEEGKPRLQINGQNCLHCKTCDIKDPTQNINWTVPEGGGGPNYPNM is encoded by the coding sequence ATGACCATGCGCACCGATCGCGATGCGATGGAATACGATGTCGTGATCATCGGCGGCGGCCCGTCCGGGCTGTCGTCGGCGATCCGCATCAAGCAACTGGCTGAAGCCGCCGGCAAGGAAATTTCCGTCTGTCTGTTGGAAAAGGGCTCGGAAATTGGTGCCCATATTTTGTCCGGCGCCGTGCTTGAACCGCACGCACTGGCTGAGCTTTTCCCTGACTGGCAGGAACGCGGCGCGCCGCTCAACACGCCGGCGGGTGAAGATCGCCTGCTGTTCCTGACCGAGAGCGGCTCCTGGAAACTGCCGACGCCGCCGCAAATGGGCAATCACGGCAACTACATCATCAGCCTGGGCAATCTGGCCCGCTGGCTGGGTGAACAGGCTGAAGCCCTGGGTGTTGAGATTTACCCTGGTTTTGCTGCGGCCGAAGTTCTCTATCACGAGGACGGTTCGGTCAAAGGCGTGGCGACTGGCGATCTTGGCATTGGCAAGGAGGGGCAGCAAACCCACAACTTCCAGCCGGGCATGGAGTTGCATGCCAAACAGACGATTTTCGCCGAAGGCTGTCGAGGTTCGCTGACCAAGCAGTTGTTTGCCAAGTTTGACCTGCGTGATGGCGTCGATCCGCAAACCTACGGCATCGGCATCAAGGAGCTGTGGGAAATCGATCCGGCCAAGCACCAGCCGGGGCTGATCGTACACACCGTGGGCTGGCCACTGACTTCCGATACCTACGGTGGCTCCTTCCTTTATCACCTGGAAAACAACCTCGTCGCCATCGGCATGGTCGTCGGTCTGGATTACAAGAATCCCTGGCTGTCGCCCTACGAGGAATTTCAGCGCTACAAGACGCATCCGGCGATCTGCGGTTTCTTTGAAGGTGGCCGCCGCATTTCCTACGGCGCCCGTGCGCTGTCAGAAGGCGGCTATCAGTCCATCCCCAAGCTGACCTTCCCTGGTGGCCTGCTGATCGGTGATACCGCCGGCTTCCTCAACGTGCCGAAGATCAAGGGCACGCATATGGCGATGAAGTCAGGCATGGTTGCCGCCGAAGCGGTTTTCGAACATCTCGGCAAGGAAAACGCCGGCAGCGAAGCAACTGAGTACGCCGAGCAAATCAAGAAAAGCTGGCTGTGGGATGAGTTGTATCAGGTGCGCAACATTCGCCCGGCTTTCAAGTGGGGCTTGTTTGGTGCATTGGCCTATGGCGCCATCGATACCTACGTTTTCAAGGGCAAAGCGCCGTGGACCATGCATCACCACGACGACCACAGCCAGCTTGGGGACAAGAACGACTACGCGAAGATCGCCTATCCGAAAGCAGATGGAAAGATTACTTTCGACCGCCTCTCTTCCGTCTTCCTCTCGGCCACGAACCACGAGGAAAACCAGCGCTGCCATCTGCAATTGAAGGATGAAAGCGTTGCGATCAGCGTCAATTACGCCAAGTACGGTTCGCCAGAAACCCGTTATTGCCCGGCTGGTGTTTATGAAATTCTTGGTGAGGAAGAGGGCAAGCCGCGACTGCAGATCAATGGGCAGAACTGCCTGCATTGCAAAACCTGCGACATCAAGGATCCGACCCAGAACATTAACTGGACGGTTCCGGAAGGTGGCGGTGGACCTAACTATCCAAACATGTAG
- a CDS encoding response regulator transcription factor — MIEILMADDHAIFRSGVRRLLSDEPDMRIVAEAANGQEALDCLRQRPFGLVLLDVNMCGRSGLDTLRRIHADWPSQSVIMLSMYPEAQYASIALQSGAHGYLSKDRDADELVAAIRIAAGGGYYLPPGIGPGTLLQRGDVTATPAWKRLTEREWHILRLIVKGVSLTDIGEELSLSVKTVSTYRGRVLAKLGLHCNADLVRYCLEHGIAE; from the coding sequence ATGATCGAAATCCTGATGGCCGATGATCATGCCATTTTCCGAAGCGGTGTTCGCCGCCTGCTGTCGGATGAACCGGACATGCGCATCGTTGCCGAGGCGGCCAATGGCCAGGAAGCCCTCGATTGCCTGCGCCAGCGCCCATTCGGTCTGGTCTTGCTCGACGTCAACATGTGTGGCCGCAGCGGTCTGGATACGCTGCGCCGCATTCATGCAGATTGGCCCAGCCAGTCGGTCATCATGCTCTCGATGTACCCAGAGGCCCAGTACGCGTCCATCGCCCTGCAGTCCGGGGCGCACGGTTATTTGTCGAAGGACCGGGATGCGGACGAGCTGGTGGCTGCCATCCGAATTGCTGCCGGTGGGGGGTATTACCTGCCGCCCGGCATCGGCCCCGGTACGCTACTGCAAAGGGGTGACGTTACAGCAACGCCGGCCTGGAAACGTTTGACCGAGCGGGAGTGGCATATCCTGCGCCTGATCGTCAAAGGGGTCTCGCTGACCGATATCGGCGAAGAGCTCAGCCTTAGCGTCAAGACGGTCAGTACCTATCGCGGTCGCGTACTGGCCAAGCTCGGATTGCACTGCAACGCCGATCTGGTCCGCTATTGCCTGGAGCACGGCATCGCGGAATGA
- a CDS encoding cation acetate symporter, whose translation MKRSITALIAGSLLAISFAVFAAGGAIEGVEKQPVNVSAIAMFMVFVLATLGITKWAAGKNKSTADFYTAGGGITGFQNGLAIAGDYMSAATLLGLTSMVYFKGYDGFIYAVCFFIGWPIIMFMMAERLRNLGKFTFADIASYRLDQNRIRTFAAIGSLTVVCFYLIVQMVGAGQLIQLLFGLEYNTAVIVVGLLMMVYVTFGGMTATTWVQIIKACLLLGGGITLMLLTLAQFDWSLENLFTKAIQNHKLGEKLMVPGSLMADPISAFSLSLGLLFGTAGLPHIMMRFFTVPNAKEARKSVFYATGFIGLFFMVTMILGAGAIYIVGTNPAFFEGGQLGGKVIGGGNMPVMHLAKAVGGDIFLGFLSAVAFATILAVVSGLALAGASAISHDLYARVIKKGTATSQQEMKVTRIASVGLGITAILLGIAFKDQNVLFLVALAFGVASSVNFPMLILSMYWKGLTTRGALWGGIAGLVSSVGLVVLSPTVWVKILGNKAAIFPYDHPAIVSMTLAFFVTWLLSVTDKSVRADKEKEAFEEQYIRAQTGLGASGAHAH comes from the coding sequence ATGAAGCGCTCGATCACTGCACTAATTGCTGGCAGCCTGCTCGCTATCTCGTTTGCTGTCTTTGCCGCTGGTGGCGCCATCGAAGGCGTCGAGAAGCAGCCGGTCAACGTCAGCGCCATCGCCATGTTCATGGTTTTCGTGCTTGCTACCCTGGGCATCACCAAGTGGGCGGCTGGCAAGAACAAGTCTACTGCTGACTTCTACACGGCTGGCGGCGGCATTACCGGCTTCCAGAACGGCCTGGCCATCGCTGGCGACTACATGTCGGCTGCGACCCTGCTCGGTCTGACCTCGATGGTCTACTTCAAGGGCTACGACGGTTTCATCTACGCCGTGTGCTTCTTCATCGGCTGGCCGATCATCATGTTCATGATGGCCGAACGCCTGCGCAACCTCGGCAAGTTTACATTTGCCGACATCGCCTCCTATCGTCTCGACCAGAACCGCATCCGCACCTTCGCGGCCATCGGTTCGCTGACCGTGGTCTGCTTCTACCTGATCGTTCAGATGGTTGGTGCCGGCCAGTTGATCCAGCTGCTGTTCGGGCTGGAATACAACACGGCTGTGATCGTCGTCGGCCTCCTGATGATGGTTTACGTGACCTTCGGCGGCATGACCGCAACGACTTGGGTGCAGATCATCAAGGCCTGCCTGCTGCTTGGCGGTGGTATTACCCTGATGCTGCTGACCCTGGCGCAGTTTGACTGGTCGCTGGAAAACCTGTTTACCAAGGCAATCCAGAATCACAAGCTGGGCGAGAAACTGATGGTTCCGGGTTCGCTGATGGCTGATCCGATCTCCGCATTCTCGCTGTCGCTGGGTCTGCTCTTCGGTACTGCCGGCCTGCCGCACATCATGATGCGCTTCTTCACCGTGCCGAACGCCAAGGAAGCACGCAAGTCGGTGTTCTATGCAACCGGCTTCATCGGCCTGTTCTTCATGGTGACCATGATCCTCGGCGCCGGTGCGATCTATATCGTCGGTACCAATCCTGCCTTCTTCGAAGGCGGCCAACTCGGTGGCAAGGTCATCGGCGGCGGCAACATGCCGGTCATGCACCTGGCCAAGGCAGTCGGCGGCGACATCTTCCTCGGCTTCCTGTCGGCAGTTGCCTTCGCCACCATCCTGGCCGTGGTTTCCGGTCTGGCTCTGGCTGGCGCATCGGCCATCTCGCATGACCTGTACGCCCGCGTGATCAAGAAGGGTACGGCAACCAGCCAGCAGGAAATGAAAGTTACCCGTATCGCTTCCGTCGGTCTGGGTATCACCGCCATCCTGCTCGGCATCGCCTTCAAGGACCAGAACGTGCTGTTCCTGGTTGCGCTCGCTTTCGGCGTCGCTTCCTCGGTCAACTTCCCGATGCTGATCCTGTCCATGTACTGGAAGGGTCTGACCACCCGCGGCGCGCTGTGGGGCGGTATTGCCGGTCTGGTTTCGTCGGTCGGCCTGGTTGTCCTGTCGCCGACCGTGTGGGTCAAGATTCTCGGCAACAAGGCTGCCATCTTCCCGTACGACCACCCGGCCATCGTTTCGATGACGCTTGCCTTCTTTGTTACCTGGCTGCTGTCGGTTACCGACAAGAGCGTCCGTGCTGACAAGGAAAAGGAAGCTTTCGAAGAGCAGTACATCCGTGCCCAAACCGGCCTGGGTGCTTCGGGAGCCCACGCTCACTAA
- a CDS encoding DUF485 domain-containing protein, which yields MSLPSIQEKIRANPKFAELVGKRTRFAIILSLVVLVPYYSFMLLVSQQPQLFAAKISEGSVITIGWPIAALIVIGSWLLTGVYISRANGEFDRLTEEMLKEARK from the coding sequence ATGTCACTACCCAGTATTCAGGAAAAAATTCGGGCCAACCCGAAATTTGCCGAATTGGTCGGCAAGCGTACGCGCTTTGCGATCATTCTTTCGCTCGTCGTTCTGGTGCCTTACTACAGCTTCATGCTGCTGGTTTCGCAACAGCCGCAACTTTTCGCCGCCAAGATCAGTGAAGGCAGCGTCATCACCATCGGCTGGCCGATTGCTGCGCTGATCGTTATCGGCAGCTGGCTGCTGACAGGTGTTTACATCAGTCGCGCCAATGGCGAATTCGACCGCCTTACCGAAGAAATGCTCAAGGAGGCTCGTAAATGA
- a CDS encoding fatty acid--CoA ligase: MSFEPIATTPSAYAYPLLIKQLLHSARATAGEQEIVYRDQYRCNYRQFFARISRLANALSGLGIGPGNTVAVMDWDSHRYLEAFFAVPMMGAVLQTVNVRLSPEQILYTLNHAKADIVAVNVEFIPILAIIKDQLETVKQFILITDDGATMSSFKVPYAGEYEALLAAAPASYDFPDFDENTRATTFYTTGTTGLPKGVYFSHRQLVLHSLGVATALGTAAGQGRVDRSDVYMPITPMFHVHAWGMPYVATMLGLKQVYPGRYTPEMLLQLIASEGVTFAHCVPTILHMLLSNKAGESVDLSRCKMIIGGAAFPKGLAAAALARGMDVFTGYGMSETCPILTIAHVRGELPDADAQAAERIKTGYTIPLVDLHTVDAEMLDVERDGKATGEIVVRAPWLTQGYLHNPAASEELWAGGYLHTGDIGSIDPRGMLTVTDRLKDVIKTGGEWVSSLELESIISQHPAVNEVAVIGVKDDKWGERPMAMIVLRAEHTASIEDIKQHVHRFAEEGHISKFAIPDQVRFVDSLARTSVGKLNKKAMREQLA; encoded by the coding sequence ATGTCGTTTGAGCCAATCGCCACGACCCCCTCAGCCTATGCCTACCCGCTGCTGATCAAGCAGTTGCTACATTCGGCGCGGGCGACAGCAGGTGAGCAGGAGATCGTTTATCGCGATCAGTACCGCTGCAACTATCGCCAGTTTTTCGCGCGCATTTCCCGTCTGGCCAACGCACTTTCCGGGCTCGGCATCGGCCCGGGCAATACGGTGGCGGTGATGGACTGGGACAGCCATCGCTACCTTGAAGCCTTCTTCGCCGTACCGATGATGGGCGCTGTGCTGCAGACCGTTAACGTCCGCCTGTCGCCGGAACAGATCCTCTACACGCTGAATCACGCCAAGGCTGACATTGTTGCGGTCAACGTCGAATTCATCCCGATTTTGGCCATCATCAAGGACCAGCTCGAAACGGTGAAACAGTTCATCCTGATCACCGATGACGGCGCAACCATGAGCAGTTTCAAGGTGCCCTACGCCGGCGAGTACGAAGCCTTGCTGGCCGCCGCACCGGCCAGTTACGATTTCCCCGATTTCGACGAAAACACCCGCGCCACGACCTTCTACACCACCGGTACCACCGGTCTGCCGAAGGGCGTCTATTTCAGCCATCGCCAACTCGTGCTGCACTCGCTGGGCGTGGCGACGGCGCTGGGCACGGCAGCCGGCCAGGGGAGGGTGGATCGGAGTGACGTCTATATGCCGATCACGCCGATGTTCCATGTTCATGCCTGGGGCATGCCTTATGTCGCGACCATGCTCGGCTTGAAGCAGGTCTATCCCGGTCGCTATACGCCGGAGATGCTGTTGCAGTTGATTGCTAGCGAAGGCGTTACTTTTGCCCATTGCGTGCCGACCATCCTGCACATGCTGTTGAGCAACAAGGCCGGCGAGAGCGTTGATCTGTCGCGCTGCAAGATGATCATTGGCGGCGCGGCCTTCCCCAAGGGGCTGGCGGCGGCCGCTTTGGCCCGAGGAATGGACGTTTTCACCGGTTATGGCATGTCGGAAACCTGCCCAATCCTGACCATTGCCCATGTCCGTGGCGAATTGCCGGACGCCGATGCCCAGGCGGCCGAACGCATCAAGACCGGCTACACCATTCCGCTCGTTGACCTGCACACGGTCGACGCCGAGATGCTCGATGTCGAGCGCGATGGCAAGGCGACCGGCGAAATTGTCGTTCGCGCCCCGTGGCTGACCCAGGGCTACCTGCATAACCCGGCGGCCTCCGAAGAGCTGTGGGCCGGCGGCTACCTGCATACCGGCGACATCGGCAGCATCGACCCGCGCGGCATGTTGACCGTGACCGACCGCCTGAAGGACGTCATCAAGACCGGCGGTGAATGGGTTTCCTCGCTCGAACTGGAAAGCATCATTTCACAGCACCCGGCGGTCAATGAAGTCGCCGTCATTGGCGTCAAGGATGACAAGTGGGGCGAGCGCCCGATGGCCATGATCGTCCTCCGTGCAGAGCACACGGCCAGCATCGAGGACATCAAGCAGCACGTCCACCGCTTTGCCGAGGAAGGCCATATTTCCAAATTTGCCATCCCCGACCAGGTTCGCTTTGTCGACAGTCTGGCCCGGACCAGTGTCGGCAAGCTCAACAAGAAGGCCATGCGCGAGCAACTGGCCTGA